In the Leptotrichia sp. oral taxon 847 genome, one interval contains:
- a CDS encoding oxaloacetate decarboxylase subunit alpha has protein sequence MKVKITETSLRDGHQSLIATRMTTSEMLPIIETMDKVGYYAMEVWGGATYDAEIRFLHEDPWERLREIRKRAKNTKLQMLLRGQNLLGYRHYADDVVEEFVKFSIKNGIDIIRTFDALNDTRNIRKVVESTKKYGGDSQLAICYTISPVHTIEYYKKLALEMQNMGADSVAIKDMSGILLPDVAYKLVSELKSILKVPLELHTHETAGMAEMSVLKAIEAGVDVVDTAISPFGGGTSQPPTESLVRALQKTKYDTGLNLELLKEVAEYFKPIRKKYIDNGTLNTKALGIEPNIVEYQLPGGMLSNLLSQLKAQNAENKYEEVLREIPKVRRDLGYPPLVTPMSQMVGTQAVFNVLTGKRYQMIPKEIKDYVRGMYGKSPVPISDEIKKIIIGNEKIFTGRPADLLKNEYEIMKKEIGNLAKSDEDVLTYACFPQIAKEYLEKKYSKEKTQNKEKIEIHNINVIF, from the coding sequence ATGAAAGTAAAAATAACAGAAACATCACTACGAGATGGGCATCAATCACTTATAGCAACGAGAATGACAACTTCTGAAATGCTTCCAATTATAGAAACTATGGATAAAGTTGGATATTATGCAATGGAAGTTTGGGGTGGTGCCACTTATGATGCAGAAATTAGATTTTTGCACGAAGATCCTTGGGAAAGGCTCAGAGAAATTAGAAAAAGAGCTAAAAATACTAAATTACAAATGCTTTTAAGGGGGCAAAATTTATTGGGATATAGACATTATGCTGACGATGTCGTTGAAGAATTTGTAAAGTTTTCTATAAAAAATGGCATTGATATTATTCGGACTTTTGATGCATTAAATGACACAAGAAATATTAGAAAAGTTGTTGAAAGTACCAAAAAATATGGTGGAGACAGTCAACTTGCAATTTGTTATACGATAAGTCCTGTTCACACAATAGAATATTATAAAAAATTGGCACTTGAAATGCAAAATATGGGAGCAGATTCTGTTGCAATAAAAGATATGTCAGGAATTTTGCTGCCAGATGTTGCTTATAAACTTGTAAGCGAACTAAAAAGTATTTTAAAAGTACCACTTGAGCTACATACTCACGAAACAGCTGGAATGGCTGAAATGAGTGTTTTAAAAGCTATTGAAGCTGGTGTAGATGTTGTAGACACTGCAATTTCACCTTTTGGAGGTGGAACATCTCAACCGCCCACAGAATCACTTGTACGAGCATTGCAAAAAACGAAATATGATACAGGATTAAATCTAGAACTTTTAAAAGAAGTAGCGGAATACTTTAAACCAATAAGAAAGAAATATATTGATAACGGAACATTAAATACTAAAGCTCTGGGAATAGAGCCTAATATTGTGGAATACCAATTGCCAGGTGGAATGCTCTCAAATTTGTTATCTCAGTTAAAAGCACAAAATGCTGAAAATAAATACGAGGAAGTTCTTCGAGAAATTCCGAAAGTTCGTAGAGATTTGGGATATCCGCCATTGGTTACCCCAATGAGTCAGATGGTTGGAACTCAAGCTGTCTTTAATGTTTTAACTGGAAAAAGATATCAGATGATTCCAAAAGAAATTAAAGATTATGTGAGAGGAATGTATGGGAAATCGCCTGTTCCAATTTCTGATGAAATAAAAAAAATCATAATTGGGAATGAAAAAATATTTACAGGAAGACCTGCCGATTTGTTAAAAAATGAATATGAAATAATGAAAAAAGAAATTGGAAATTTGGCAAAATCCGATGAAGACGTTTTAACTTATGCCTGTTTTCCACAAATTGCAAAAGAATATTTAGAAAAAAAATATTCAAAAGAAAAAACACAAAATAAAGAAAAAATTGAAATTCATAACATTAATGTGATTTTTTAA
- a CDS encoding OadG family protein — translation MKSILFGNSAVSFGDAIYITIVSMSIVFFILLLISFVLSFFKYFSNKENQNVVNEKINNGNTLKNSESKNLNTNEKFSMEKVKDETMLVALLTALIDASENNENCEIKVRNIKEIK, via the coding sequence ATGAAAAGTATTTTATTTGGAAATTCAGCTGTGTCGTTTGGAGATGCAATCTACATTACCATTGTAAGTATGTCAATTGTTTTTTTTATATTGCTGCTAATTTCATTCGTATTGTCATTTTTTAAATATTTTTCAAATAAGGAAAATCAGAATGTTGTAAATGAAAAAATAAATAATGGTAACACTTTAAAAAATTCAGAATCCAAGAATTTAAATACAAATGAAAAATTCAGTATGGAAAAAGTAAAAGATGAAACAATGCTGGTAGCTTTACTGACAGCTCTCATTGACGCATCTGAAAATAACGAAAATTGTGAAATAAAGGTAAGAAATATAAAGGAAATTAAATAA
- a CDS encoding biotin/lipoyl-containing protein gives MIKLYKIKIGEKVYEVEVEAVNEKEGSISTSVNLNNEKKMKEENDFTQNENKNSIEDGETIKAPMQGLIVDVKVKAGQRVKTGDEIVILEAMKMENPIVAPKDGTISAIKVSKGDNVNFDDILAILSE, from the coding sequence ATGATTAAATTATATAAAATCAAAATTGGAGAAAAAGTTTATGAAGTGGAAGTGGAAGCTGTTAACGAAAAAGAAGGTTCTATTTCAACTTCGGTTAATTTAAATAATGAGAAAAAAATGAAGGAGGAAAATGATTTTACACAAAATGAGAATAAAAATTCTATTGAGGATGGAGAAACAATAAAAGCCCCTATGCAGGGACTTATTGTAGATGTAAAAGTTAAAGCTGGACAAAGGGTAAAAACTGGAGATGAAATTGTAATTCTGGAAGCTATGAAAATGGAAAATCCCATTGTAGCTCCTAAAGATGGAACTATTAGCGCAATTAAAGTATCCAAGGGAGATAACGTAAATTTTGATGATATTTTGGCAATATTGTCTGAATAA